In Burkholderia contaminans, the following proteins share a genomic window:
- a CDS encoding ABC transporter permease translates to MDVGFFNPNRTANASAWRVLPNRWDFIAFPLIICLIAMAVVGFHETMAPIGTLQTQKISLDPANLPEYALRTTLRMLAAMVASLTFTLIYGTLAAKSRRAGMVLIPILDILQSVPVLGFISFTVTFFLALFPSRVLGAELAAIFAIFTSQAWNMTFSFYQSLRTVPRDLDEVSRGFHLTSWQRFWKLEVPFSMPGLIWNMMMSMSGGWFFVVASEAITVGNQTITLPGVGAYLAQAIADKNLGAVGWVILTMSVVILAYDQFLFRPLVAWADKFRMENTSSGNAPESWLLDLVRRTRLIHQLLVPAGWFFAKAARIPLRLPLSGAMRFSLPRVEKKASRTVDIAWAILVLIGTAYVVWRVVSFVSTGVTLAEVGHVLVLGLITLLRVAVLIAIASLIWVPVGVWIGLRPRLAEKLQPLAQFLAAFPANLLFPAFVIVIARFHLNADIWLSPLIVLGTQWYILFNVIAGATSYPNDYREAATNFRIRGWQWWRQAILPGIFPYYVTGAITASGGAWNASIVSEAVQWGNTKIEAHGLGAYIAQTTAAGDFPKIILGIAVMSLFVTLFNRLLWRPLYAFAEAKLRLD, encoded by the coding sequence ATGGACGTCGGATTCTTCAATCCGAACCGGACCGCCAACGCGTCCGCGTGGCGCGTCCTGCCGAACCGGTGGGATTTCATCGCGTTTCCGCTGATCATCTGCCTGATCGCGATGGCGGTCGTCGGCTTCCACGAAACGATGGCGCCGATCGGCACCCTGCAGACGCAGAAGATTTCGCTCGACCCGGCGAACCTGCCCGAATACGCGTTGCGCACCACGCTGCGGATGCTCGCCGCGATGGTCGCGTCGCTCACGTTCACGCTGATCTACGGCACGCTCGCCGCGAAAAGCCGGCGTGCCGGCATGGTGCTGATCCCGATCCTCGACATCCTGCAGTCGGTGCCGGTGCTCGGCTTCATCTCGTTTACGGTCACGTTCTTCCTCGCGCTGTTCCCGAGCCGCGTGCTCGGCGCCGAGCTCGCGGCGATCTTCGCGATCTTCACGAGCCAGGCGTGGAACATGACGTTCAGCTTCTACCAGTCGCTGCGCACGGTGCCGCGCGATCTGGACGAAGTGTCGCGGGGCTTTCATCTGACCTCCTGGCAGCGCTTCTGGAAGCTCGAAGTGCCGTTCTCGATGCCGGGGCTGATCTGGAACATGATGATGTCGATGTCGGGCGGCTGGTTCTTCGTCGTCGCGTCGGAGGCCATCACCGTCGGCAACCAGACCATCACGCTGCCGGGAGTCGGCGCGTATCTCGCGCAGGCGATCGCGGACAAGAACCTCGGCGCGGTCGGCTGGGTGATCCTCACGATGTCGGTCGTGATCCTCGCGTACGATCAGTTCCTGTTCCGCCCGCTCGTCGCGTGGGCCGACAAGTTCCGGATGGAGAACACCAGCTCGGGCAACGCGCCGGAGTCGTGGCTGCTCGACCTCGTGCGTCGCACGCGCCTGATTCATCAGCTGCTCGTGCCGGCGGGCTGGTTCTTCGCGAAAGCCGCGCGGATTCCGCTGCGCCTGCCGCTGTCGGGCGCGATGCGTTTTTCGCTGCCGCGTGTCGAGAAGAAGGCGTCACGTACGGTCGACATTGCGTGGGCGATTCTCGTGTTGATCGGCACGGCCTATGTCGTGTGGCGCGTGGTCAGCTTCGTGTCGACCGGCGTGACGCTGGCCGAGGTCGGCCACGTGCTCGTGCTCGGGCTCATCACGCTGCTGCGCGTGGCCGTGCTGATCGCGATTGCGTCGCTGATCTGGGTGCCGGTCGGCGTGTGGATCGGGCTGCGCCCGAGGCTGGCCGAGAAGCTGCAGCCGCTCGCGCAGTTCCTCGCGGCGTTCCCGGCGAACCTGCTGTTCCCGGCGTTCGTGATCGTGATCGCGCGCTTCCACCTGAACGCCGACATCTGGCTGTCGCCGCTGATCGTGCTCGGCACGCAGTGGTATATCCTGTTCAACGTGATTGCTGGCGCGACGTCCTACCCGAACGACTATCGCGAAGCGGCGACGAACTTCCGTATCCGTGGCTGGCAGTGGTGGCGGCAGGCGATCCTGCCCGGCATCTTCCCGTACTACGTGACCGGCGCGATCACCGCCTCGGGCGGCGCTTGGAACGCGAGCATCGTGTCGGAAGCCGTGCAGTGGGGCAATACCAAGATCGAGGCGCACGGCCTCGGTGCCTATATCGCGCAGACCACCGCCGCCGGCGATTTTCCGAAGATCATCCTGGGCATCGCCGTGATGTCCCTGTTCGTCACCCTGTTCAACCGCCTGCTGTGGCGGCCGCTGTATGCCTTCGCCGAAGCGAAGCTGCGGCTCGACTGA
- a CDS encoding ATP-binding protein encodes MRKPIDSLFGRLALLVIGVLLLSHFAWFFAMRLERSQMQTRYAVEEAAFLVDAVRQHVERTPDQPLPSRVRLVAPDSADVPNGDPSSLPAPLKRFRDDVSERMPPGTRVEIGAPGHPPVLWVKEPTDRNWIVVPVQPLRPPRSLDRMLLWLGTIFSAGVIAALFAARQLQQPLRSLARAVARFGRGQPVPPLRERGPRELRQLTHGFNQMVEQVSQAESDRAVMLAGVAHDLRTPLARMRLRAEMMDDARLRDGVVRDVDSMSHIVDQFLVFAHGGSDRSEPVPVDQACERIARSYRAVAPNAPTVQTRLEADPGFRLPTATLDRILSNLLDNAHAYGAPPVLVETARTPAGYVLSVSDSGGGIAPRDLAAATRPFVRLDPARGGNGHSGLGLAIVERLVLRLGGACDIGNRPEGGLRVAMTFPFEVVPKDEPHAQAA; translated from the coding sequence ATGCGCAAACCCATTGATTCACTGTTCGGGCGGCTGGCGCTACTCGTCATCGGTGTCCTGCTCCTGTCTCACTTCGCGTGGTTTTTCGCGATGCGGCTCGAGCGCAGCCAGATGCAGACGCGTTACGCGGTCGAAGAGGCCGCGTTTCTGGTCGACGCCGTGCGCCAGCACGTCGAGCGCACGCCCGACCAGCCGTTGCCGTCGCGCGTGCGGCTCGTGGCGCCGGACAGCGCCGACGTGCCGAACGGCGATCCGTCGAGCCTGCCGGCGCCGCTCAAGCGGTTCCGCGACGACGTGAGCGAGCGGATGCCGCCCGGCACGCGTGTCGAGATCGGCGCGCCCGGCCATCCGCCGGTGCTGTGGGTGAAGGAGCCGACCGACCGCAACTGGATCGTGGTGCCGGTGCAGCCGCTGCGGCCGCCGCGCTCGCTCGACCGGATGCTGTTGTGGCTCGGCACGATCTTCTCGGCCGGCGTGATCGCCGCGCTGTTCGCGGCCCGGCAGCTGCAGCAGCCGCTGCGTTCGCTGGCACGCGCGGTCGCGCGCTTCGGCCGCGGCCAGCCGGTGCCGCCGCTGCGTGAGCGCGGCCCGCGCGAGCTGCGCCAGCTCACGCATGGCTTCAACCAGATGGTGGAACAGGTGTCGCAGGCCGAGAGCGACCGGGCGGTGATGCTGGCGGGCGTGGCGCACGACCTGCGCACGCCGCTTGCGCGGATGCGGCTGCGGGCGGAAATGATGGACGACGCCCGGTTGCGCGATGGCGTCGTGCGCGACGTCGATTCGATGTCGCACATCGTCGATCAATTCCTGGTGTTTGCGCACGGCGGGTCCGATCGCAGCGAGCCGGTGCCCGTCGATCAGGCGTGCGAGCGGATCGCGCGCAGCTATCGCGCGGTCGCGCCGAACGCGCCGACGGTGCAGACTCGGCTCGAGGCCGATCCGGGCTTCCGGCTGCCGACGGCGACGCTCGACCGGATCCTGTCGAACCTGCTGGACAACGCGCATGCGTACGGTGCGCCGCCCGTGCTCGTCGAGACGGCGCGCACGCCGGCCGGCTATGTGCTGTCCGTCAGCGACAGCGGTGGCGGGATCGCGCCGCGCGACCTCGCTGCTGCCACGCGGCCGTTCGTGCGGCTCGACCCGGCGCGCGGCGGCAACGGCCACAGCGGGCTCGGGCTCGCGATCGTCGAGCGGCTCGTACTCAGGCTGGGCGGGGCGTGCGACATCGGCAACCGTCCCGAAGGCGGCCTGCGCGTCGCGATGACGTTCCCGTTCGAGGTCGTGCCGAAGGACGAACCCCACGCACAGGCCGCATGA
- a CDS encoding response regulator, whose translation MTTQILIVDDDQELRDLLRDYLVRQGMEVSVLHDAATLEKRLERERPDLIVLDLMMPGVDGLTALRQLRAAGDDIPVIMLTARADDVDRIVGLELGADDYLGKPFNPRELLARVQAVLRRRRATPSAAAPEQREPFAFGRFVLDFQARTLSVDGKPATLSSSEFALLKIFVNHALRTLTRERLLELLHGPEYDGTDRGIDVQVWRLRRILETDPSTPRFIQTVRGRGYVFVPDGEAHAQTH comes from the coding sequence ATGACTACCCAGATCCTCATCGTCGACGACGACCAAGAACTCCGAGACCTGCTGCGCGACTACCTCGTGCGCCAGGGGATGGAAGTGTCCGTGCTGCACGACGCGGCGACGCTCGAGAAGCGCCTCGAGCGCGAGCGGCCCGACCTGATCGTGCTGGACCTGATGATGCCGGGCGTCGACGGCCTGACCGCGCTGCGCCAGTTGCGCGCGGCCGGCGACGACATCCCCGTGATCATGCTGACCGCGCGTGCGGACGATGTCGACCGCATCGTCGGGCTCGAGCTCGGCGCGGACGACTACCTCGGCAAGCCGTTCAACCCGCGCGAGCTGCTCGCGCGCGTGCAGGCCGTGCTGCGCCGCCGCCGCGCGACGCCGTCGGCCGCGGCGCCCGAACAGCGCGAGCCGTTCGCGTTCGGCCGCTTCGTGCTCGATTTCCAGGCGCGCACGCTGTCGGTCGACGGCAAGCCGGCCACGCTGTCGAGCAGTGAATTCGCGCTGCTGAAGATCTTCGTGAACCATGCGCTGCGCACGCTCACGCGCGAGCGGCTGCTCGAGCTGCTGCACGGGCCCGAGTACGACGGCACCGACCGCGGCATCGACGTCCAGGTGTGGCGCCTGCGCCGCATCCTCGAAACGGATCCGTCGACGCCGCGCTTCATCCAGACGGTTCGCGGGCGCGGCTACGTGTTCGTGCCCGACGGCGAGGCCCATGCGCAAACCCATTGA
- a CDS encoding periplasmic heavy metal sensor, with translation MYKKTSRVAIAAATVLALAFGTAHAAQPDDMPPPGGPGMHQMHGGHEGGPFGAIMKLHDQLKLNASQEQHWQAAVNTMKQNRDAMRKSHEQMRDQFKAQQNQPILDLSALHSARQQAEAQNAQLREQTSAAWLTFYNGLNDQQKTMVSTALKQQFAKMEQRHEKMKERWEQHRAAKAASAPAQ, from the coding sequence ATGTATAAGAAGACTTCCCGCGTGGCCATCGCGGCCGCCACCGTGCTCGCTCTCGCATTCGGCACCGCGCATGCCGCGCAGCCCGACGACATGCCGCCTCCGGGCGGCCCCGGCATGCACCAGATGCACGGCGGGCATGAAGGCGGCCCGTTCGGCGCGATCATGAAACTGCACGACCAGCTGAAGCTCAATGCGTCGCAGGAGCAGCATTGGCAGGCGGCCGTCAACACGATGAAGCAGAACCGTGACGCGATGCGCAAGAGCCACGAGCAGATGCGCGACCAGTTCAAGGCGCAGCAGAACCAGCCGATCCTCGACCTGAGCGCACTGCACTCTGCACGCCAGCAGGCCGAGGCGCAGAACGCGCAACTGCGCGAGCAGACGTCCGCCGCATGGCTCACGTTCTACAACGGGCTGAACGACCAGCAGAAGACGATGGTCAGCACGGCGCTCAAGCAGCAGTTCGCGAAGATGGAACAGCGCCACGAGAAGATGAAGGAGCGCTGGGAGCAGCATCGCGCGGCCAAGGCCGCGTCGGCACCGGCGCAGTAA
- a CDS encoding pirin family protein has product MFQIRRAADRDQRSQGWHEFLHSFPRASGRSGPPAFGALRELNEECIAPTRGYGMRPYRDAEIVTYVIHGALAHRDSLGNGAIVRAGGVQCMSAGTGVMLSETNASCDAPLRLLRIWLAPAGAGGRPGYGQTRFADGERRGRLRLVAAPNGGDGALPLGADARIFAGLIDGDEAAAFDVPAGRRAYVHVVRGDLEVNGCALAAGDGVRIGGVDAVAFARGRAAEVLLFDVA; this is encoded by the coding sequence ATGTTCCAGATCCGCCGCGCCGCCGATCGCGACCAGCGCAGCCAAGGGTGGCACGAATTCCTTCACAGCTTTCCTCGGGCGTCCGGCCGGAGCGGGCCGCCGGCGTTCGGCGCGTTGCGCGAACTGAACGAGGAATGCATCGCGCCGACCCGCGGCTACGGGATGCGGCCGTACCGCGACGCGGAAATCGTCACCTACGTGATCCACGGCGCGCTCGCGCATCGCGACAGCCTCGGCAACGGGGCGATCGTGCGCGCGGGCGGCGTGCAGTGCATGAGCGCCGGCACCGGCGTCATGCTGAGCGAAACCAACGCATCGTGTGACGCGCCGTTGCGCCTGCTGCGGATCTGGCTCGCGCCGGCCGGGGCGGGTGGCCGGCCCGGCTACGGGCAGACGCGCTTTGCCGACGGCGAGAGACGCGGGCGGCTGAGGCTGGTGGCGGCGCCGAACGGTGGCGACGGTGCGCTGCCGCTCGGTGCGGACGCCCGCATCTTCGCGGGGCTGATCGACGGCGACGAGGCGGCAGCGTTCGACGTGCCGGCCGGCCGCCGCGCGTACGTGCACGTGGTGCGCGGCGACCTCGAGGTGAACGGCTGTGCGCTGGCCGCGGGCGACGGCGTGCGGATCGGCGGCGTGGACGCGGTGGCGTTCGCGCGCGGCCGGGCGGCCGAGGTGCTGCTGTTCGACGTCGCCTGA
- a CDS encoding ABC transporter substrate-binding protein, which yields MKKAALCAALALVAGSAFAKEWKTVRIGVDASYPPFESTAPSGEIVGFDVDLTKEICKRINVKCVWVAQDLDGIIPALKAKKYDVIVSSLTVTDKRREQIDFSDKVYDAPARMIAKTGSPLLPTVASLKGKRVGVEQGSTQETYAKAYWEPQGVTIIPYQNQDQVYADLGSGRLDATLQDELQADYGFLRTPRGKGFAFAGPEVKDPKTIGDGTAIGLRKEDTDLKLKINQALADMHKDGTYDRLSHKYFAFSVYSASAR from the coding sequence ATGAAGAAGGCCGCCCTGTGCGCCGCCCTCGCCCTCGTGGCGGGCAGCGCCTTCGCGAAGGAGTGGAAGACCGTGCGGATCGGCGTCGACGCCAGCTACCCGCCGTTCGAGTCGACCGCGCCGAGCGGCGAGATCGTCGGTTTCGACGTCGATCTCACCAAGGAAATCTGCAAGCGAATCAACGTGAAATGCGTGTGGGTGGCGCAGGATCTCGACGGGATCATCCCGGCGCTGAAGGCGAAGAAGTACGACGTCATCGTGTCGTCGCTGACCGTCACGGACAAGCGCCGCGAACAGATCGACTTCTCCGACAAGGTATATGACGCACCGGCGCGGATGATCGCGAAGACCGGCTCGCCGCTGCTGCCTACCGTCGCGTCGCTGAAGGGCAAGCGCGTGGGCGTCGAGCAGGGCTCGACGCAGGAGACCTATGCGAAGGCGTACTGGGAGCCGCAGGGCGTGACGATCATTCCTTACCAGAACCAGGACCAGGTCTATGCCGATCTCGGCTCGGGCCGTCTCGACGCGACGCTGCAGGACGAACTGCAGGCCGACTACGGCTTCCTGCGCACGCCGCGCGGCAAGGGCTTCGCGTTTGCCGGGCCGGAAGTGAAGGATCCGAAGACGATCGGCGACGGCACCGCGATCGGCCTGCGCAAGGAAGACACGGACCTGAAGCTCAAGATCAACCAGGCGCTGGCCGACATGCACAAGGACGGCACGTACGACCGGCTGTCGCACAAGTATTTCGCGTTCAGCGTCTATTCGGCTTCGGCCCGCTGA
- a CDS encoding ABC transporter permease, giving the protein MFLQGYGPLILAGTWQTVKLAVLSLALSFLLGLLGAGAKLSRNRFTNGVGTVYTTLIRGVPDLVLMLLLFYSLQIWLNMATDALGWDQIDIDPFLAGVLVLGFIYGAYFTETFRGAFLSVPRGQLEAGSAYGMTNWQVFTRIMFPQMMRFALPGIGNNWQVLVKSTALVSIIGLADVVKASQDAGKGTLRFFFFTLIAGAVYLAITTISNFVLMWLEKRYSTGVRKADL; this is encoded by the coding sequence ATGTTTCTACAAGGTTACGGCCCGCTGATCCTCGCTGGCACCTGGCAAACCGTCAAACTGGCGGTGCTTTCGCTTGCGCTGTCGTTCCTGCTGGGCCTGCTCGGCGCGGGCGCGAAGCTGTCGCGCAACCGCTTCACGAACGGCGTCGGCACCGTCTACACGACGCTGATCCGCGGCGTGCCCGACCTCGTGCTGATGCTGCTGCTGTTCTACAGCCTGCAGATCTGGCTGAACATGGCGACCGACGCACTCGGCTGGGACCAGATCGACATCGACCCGTTCCTCGCCGGCGTGCTCGTGCTCGGCTTCATCTACGGCGCGTACTTCACCGAGACGTTCCGCGGCGCGTTCCTGTCGGTGCCGCGCGGCCAGCTCGAGGCCGGCAGCGCGTACGGGATGACGAACTGGCAGGTGTTCACGCGGATCATGTTCCCGCAGATGATGCGCTTCGCGCTGCCGGGCATCGGCAACAACTGGCAGGTGCTCGTGAAGTCGACCGCGCTCGTGTCGATCATCGGCCTGGCCGACGTCGTGAAGGCGTCGCAGGACGCCGGCAAGGGCACGCTGCGGTTCTTCTTCTTCACGCTGATCGCAGGTGCCGTCTACCTCGCGATCACGACGATCTCGAACTTCGTGCTGATGTGGCTCGAAAAGCGCTACTCGACCGGCGTCCGCAAGGCTGACCTATGA
- a CDS encoding ABC transporter permease, with product MIELIQEYWRNYLYTDGYRITGVAITLWLLVVSIGLGFCLSIPLAVARVSKKKWLSGAVWLYTYVFRGTPLYVQLLLCYTGLYSLQAVRGTPMLDAFFRDGMHCTLLAFTLNTCAYTTEIFAGAIKATSYGEIEAARAYGMSTFTMYRRVILPSALRRALPLYSNEVILMLHATTVAFTATVPDILKIARDVNSATYMSFHAFGIAALLYLAISFTLVWLFRQAERRWLAYLRPQGK from the coding sequence ATGATCGAACTCATCCAAGAATACTGGCGCAACTATCTCTACACCGACGGCTATCGCATAACCGGTGTCGCGATCACGTTGTGGCTGCTGGTCGTGTCGATCGGCCTCGGCTTCTGCCTGTCGATACCGCTCGCGGTCGCGCGCGTGTCGAAGAAGAAGTGGCTGTCTGGCGCCGTGTGGCTCTACACGTACGTGTTCCGCGGCACGCCGCTCTACGTGCAGCTGCTGCTCTGCTACACGGGCCTTTACAGCCTGCAGGCGGTGCGCGGCACGCCGATGCTCGACGCGTTCTTCCGCGACGGGATGCACTGCACGCTCCTCGCGTTCACGCTGAACACCTGCGCGTACACCACCGAGATCTTCGCGGGTGCGATCAAGGCGACGTCGTACGGCGAGATCGAAGCCGCGCGCGCGTACGGGATGTCGACGTTCACGATGTATCGCCGCGTGATCCTGCCGTCGGCGCTGCGCCGCGCGCTGCCGCTGTACAGCAACGAAGTGATCCTGATGCTGCACGCGACCACCGTCGCGTTCACGGCGACCGTGCCGGACATCCTGAAGATCGCCCGCGACGTGAACTCGGCGACCTACATGTCGTTCCATGCGTTCGGCATCGCCGCCCTGCTCTACCTCGCGATCTCGTTCACGCTCGTCTGGCTGTTCCGCCAGGCCGAGCGCCGTTGGCTCGCGTATCTGCGCCCGCAAGGCAAGTAA
- a CDS encoding ABC transporter ATP-binding protein, which produces MNSQTQKLFVDDLHKRYGDNEVLKGVSLKANSGDVISVIGSSGSGKSTMLRCINFLEQPNAGRIFVDGEEVRTALDKTGALRAADSKQLQRVRTKLSMVFQHFNLWSHMNVIENVMEAPVNVLGIPKKEAEERAREYLEKVGLAPRVEKQYPSHLSGGQQQRVAIARALAMHPDVMLFDEPTSALDPELVGEVLKVMQKLAEEGRTMIVVTHEMGFARNVSNHVMFLHQGRVEEEGVPSEVFANPKSERLRGFLSGSLK; this is translated from the coding sequence ATGAACTCCCAGACTCAGAAGCTTTTCGTCGACGATCTGCACAAGCGGTACGGCGACAACGAGGTGCTCAAGGGCGTGTCGCTGAAGGCGAACTCGGGCGACGTGATCAGCGTGATCGGCTCGTCCGGCTCCGGCAAGAGCACGATGCTCCGCTGCATCAACTTCCTCGAGCAGCCGAACGCGGGCCGCATCTTCGTCGACGGCGAGGAAGTGCGCACCGCGCTCGACAAGACGGGCGCGCTGCGCGCGGCCGATTCGAAGCAGCTGCAGCGCGTGCGCACCAAGCTGTCGATGGTGTTCCAGCACTTCAACCTCTGGTCGCACATGAACGTGATCGAGAACGTGATGGAAGCGCCGGTGAACGTGCTCGGCATCCCGAAGAAGGAAGCCGAGGAGCGCGCGCGCGAGTATCTCGAGAAAGTCGGCCTCGCGCCGCGCGTCGAGAAGCAGTATCCGTCGCACCTGTCGGGCGGCCAGCAGCAGCGCGTGGCGATTGCACGCGCGCTCGCGATGCATCCGGACGTGATGCTGTTCGACGAGCCGACGTCGGCGCTCGACCCGGAGCTGGTGGGCGAAGTGCTGAAGGTGATGCAGAAGCTCGCCGAGGAAGGCCGCACGATGATCGTCGTCACGCACGAGATGGGCTTTGCGCGCAACGTGTCGAACCACGTGATGTTCCTGCACCAGGGCCGCGTCGAGGAAGAAGGCGTGCCGTCCGAGGTGTTCGCCAACCCGAAGAGCGAACGCCTGCGCGGGTTCCTGTCGGGCAGCCTCAAGTAA